The Vicia villosa cultivar HV-30 ecotype Madison, WI linkage group LG1, Vvil1.0, whole genome shotgun sequence genome includes a region encoding these proteins:
- the LOC131644855 gene encoding uncharacterized protein LOC131644855 — MASSIGATRSCQFRSQCRCGLEAPLMTSWTDSNPGRRFFGFGMYKVQGHKRCSHFVWYDDELSSRAKEIIYSLQKKLEHERARLDEANTKVAEVKTKLNAMNLLMKFSVSMTLVMAVGLVMLNVMK, encoded by the exons ATGGCGAGTAGTATCGGGGCTACACGTTCATGTCAGTTTCGAAGCCAGTGCAGGTGTGGGCTTGAAGCTCCATTGATGACCTCATGGACTGATTCGAACCCAGGCAGACGTTTTTTTGGGTTTGGGATGTACAAG GTACAGGGCCATAAAAGGTGTAGCCACTTTGTTTGGTACGACGATGAACTCTCATCAAGGGCCAAGGAAATTATTTATTCCCTGCAGAAAAAATTGGAGCATGAAAGGGCTAGATTGGATGAAGCTAATACAAAAGTAGCAGAAGTGAAGACGAAGTTGAATGCAATGAACTTATTGATGAAATTCTCAGTTTCCATGACATTAGTTATGGCAGTAGGACTTGTGATGCTTAATGTAATGAAGTAG
- the LOC131640876 gene encoding GDSL esterase/lipase EXL3-like: MKSPFHHELICWCCFIAILLQHVSSVNLPNNETVPAVFVFGDSLVDPGNNNYITTIVKCNFPPYGRDFQGGNPTGRFSNGVVPSDIIAEKFEVKKILPAYLDPKLQLQDLLTGVSFASGGSGYDPLTSKIMSVKSLSDQLEWFKEYKKKMEEAVGRKNMTLILSKSIYIVCIGSDDIANTYAQTPFRRVQYDIPAYTDFMASEASKFLQKLYGEGGRRIGVFNIPVIGCVPSQRTLNGGIFRECSNTSNNAAKLFNTKLYFNLKTLERNYSDAKFVYLDCYNPFLEIIQNPSKYGFNETEKGCCGTGNIEVGILCNRFSMNTCSNPSDYVFWDSYHPTEKAYYALSTLVLDNKIKDFF, from the exons ATGAAATCACCCTTTCATCATGAATTGATTTGTTGGTGTTGTTTCATAGCCATCCTCTTACAACATGTTTCTTCTGTGAATCTACCAAACAATGAAACAGTGCCAGCAGTTTTTGTATTTGGTGACTCATTAGTTGATCCAGGAAACAACAACTATATCACCACTATTGTCAAATGTAATTTTCCACCATATGGTAGAGATTTTCAAGGAGGAAATCCAACTGGCAGGTTCAGCAATGGTGTAGTCCCATCagacatcattg CTGAAAAATTTGAAGTCAAGAAGATTTTACCTGCTTATCTTGATCCTAAGTTGCAACTTCAAGATCTCCTCACCGGTGTAAGCTTTGCCTCAGGTGGTTCGGGATATGATCCTCTTACTTCGAAAATAATG TCTGTGAAGTCATTATCAGATCAATTAGAATGGTTCAAGGAATACAAGAAGAAGATGGAGGAAGCAGTTGGAAGAAAGAATATGACATTGATATTATCAAAGAGCATATACATAGTGTGTATAGGAAGTGATGACATTGCTAATACTTATGCTCAAACACCGTTTAGGCGTGTCCAATATGATATTCCAGCATACACAGATTTCATGGCTTCTGAAGCCTCAAAATTCTTACAG AAACTATATGGAGAAGGAGGTAGAAGGATTGGAGTATTCAACATACCAGTTATAGGGTGTGTGCCATCTCAAAGAACACTCAATGGAGGCATTTTTAGAGAATGTTCAAACACTTCTAATAATGCAGCAAAACTCTTCAACACTAAGctctacttcaatctgaaaacaCTTGAGAGAAATTATTCAGATGCTAAATTTGTGTATCTTGATTGTTACAATCCATTCTTAGAGATCATCCAAAATCCATCTAAGTATGGTTTCAATGAGACGGAGAAAGGTTGCTGTGGTACAGGGAATATAGAAGTTGGGATATTGTGCAACCGTTTCAGCATGAACACATGTTCGAATCCTTCTGATTATGTGTTTTGGGATAGTTATCATCCTACAGAAAAGGCTTATTATGCACTTAGTACACTTGTGCTTGATAACAAAATCAAggactttttttaa